DNA sequence from the Oscillatoria salina IIICB1 genome:
TTGCGTGCCATTTATTGCTTACACTTCCGTATCCATTCGCCCAGTCTGGCAAATTTCGCCCGTAAACGTCAAAATCCAGGTTACTTTCCCGTAACATTCGCAAAAATGCCAAACGCTGACGATGATTTGTTGTCCGGGAAATTCCTGAAGTAATCCAGGAACAAAGTTTCTCTTTCGCTGGGGGTTCCATGTCATTTAGTTCGCGAAAAGAATTACCCACATACCAAATCGCGGGCATATAATTCGGTTGGGGGGCAAATTCATCCGGACCAGAGACATAGCCGCAATAGTCAGTTGCGCGATCGTAATTAAGTTTATTCGTGGCGATTACTTCTGGTAAAGGTGGCTCTCGTAATAAATAAATAATCCGCTCTTTCGGGATTTCCTGCAACAAGGAAGGGATTTCTGGTTCAGTTTGAGTTACTTTTTCTTTCAAGCGCGAAAGTAGAGAACCTTGCGGCTTTTTTCTCCGACGAAAATCATATTGATACAAAAGTAAGAAATCTGGTTTTTCCGAATTTGCCAGCATTTGCATATTTCCCCAAATACCAAAAGCTTGAGGGGTTTGCTTCCACAACCAGTCACTTTGCTCGACACCTTTGTAGGTAGTCATCATCC
Encoded proteins:
- a CDS encoding glycosyltransferase family 10 domain-containing protein, which produces MSKKIVGMMTTYKGVEQSDWLWKQTPQAFGIWGNMQMLANSEKPDFLLLYQYDFRRRKKPQGSLLSRLKEKVTQTEPEIPSLLQEIPKERIIYLLREPPLPEVIATNKLNYDRATDYCGYVSGPDEFAPQPNYMPAIWYVGNSFRELNDMEPPAKEKLCSWITSGISRTTNHRQRLAFLRMLRESNLDFDVYGRNLPDWANGYGSVSNKWHAMAPYYYNLAIENYADNDLYVSEKLWDALLCWCLPIYYGGSAADKLLPPGSFLRLPSQDEKGLAYIKEVTANPDAWYEAKDAIAEARQIILHKLNLLAWLADFVEKH